Proteins encoded within one genomic window of Hahella chejuensis KCTC 2396:
- a CDS encoding EscF/YscF/HrpA family type III secretion system needle major subunit translates to MAFNFDAINDAMGRQATLKEEELRSFANSMDPNNSSDLIKFQQKVQEWGLITNLQSTTIKSLKDTIASIVQKMQ, encoded by the coding sequence ATGGCGTTCAATTTTGATGCAATCAACGATGCAATGGGTCGCCAGGCGACATTGAAGGAGGAGGAGTTGCGCTCCTTCGCCAACAGCATGGACCCCAATAACTCCTCGGACCTGATCAAATTTCAGCAGAAGGTCCAGGAGTGGGGACTGATCACCAACCTGCAGAGCACGACGATCAAGTCCCTCAAGGACACCATCGCCAGCATCGTGCAGAAAATGCAGTGA
- the sctI gene encoding type III secretion system inner rod subunit SctI — protein MDPINIQYSLNFLNSDQLAAPELTADPAALERFQQSLQPQPDASAHSTSDGSPVILGVEASENTLGDKVLQGMQSVKSGYDQQMEAMQLTLNSADPLNMSDMLKLQMDLAQLTLQGELISKTVSKSTQNLDTLLKSQ, from the coding sequence ATGGACCCTATCAATATTCAATACAGCCTGAATTTTCTCAATTCAGATCAACTCGCCGCCCCGGAACTGACGGCTGACCCGGCGGCGCTCGAGCGCTTTCAGCAAAGTCTTCAGCCACAACCGGACGCGTCTGCGCACTCAACATCGGACGGCTCGCCTGTCATATTGGGCGTTGAGGCGTCGGAGAACACGCTGGGAGATAAAGTGCTGCAAGGCATGCAAAGCGTAAAGTCCGGCTATGACCAGCAAATGGAGGCGATGCAGCTCACCCTGAACAGCGCCGACCCACTCAATATGAGCGATATGCTCAAGCTGCAGATGGACCTCGCCCAGCTGACGCTGCAGGGCGAGCTTATCAGTAAAACCGTCAGCAAGAGCACGCAGAACCTGGATACGTTGCTCAAGAGTCAGTAA
- the sctJ gene encoding type III secretion system inner membrane ring lipoprotein SctJ, whose protein sequence is MKNTSTPYRFFRRTRLLLGFLFVFILSGCKETLYSDLTEKEGAEMLSILLEEGLEAEKVPGQKGQTVALSVERAQLSQAIRLLKSRGYPRDDFTSVGELFKKDGLISSPLEERARYIYGLSQEIAATLSQLDGVITARVHVVMPEVENKKAPLKVSSASVFIKYESTVNLDDFVPQIKLLVNNSIEGLSYDNIAVALFPTQAAPVTGGATMESVLSVNVAAGSIDRLYGLFAIGGVLLICALGGNLLLYRRIKQRSAHTLAIEQA, encoded by the coding sequence ATGAAAAACACATCCACCCCATACCGATTCTTTCGTCGAACGCGGCTCTTGCTGGGCTTTCTGTTCGTGTTCATCTTGAGCGGTTGTAAAGAGACGCTGTACAGCGATCTGACTGAGAAAGAAGGCGCGGAGATGCTGTCGATTCTGCTGGAGGAGGGCCTGGAGGCGGAAAAAGTCCCAGGCCAGAAAGGGCAGACTGTTGCTCTTAGCGTTGAGCGCGCGCAGTTGTCCCAGGCGATTCGCCTGCTAAAAAGCCGGGGCTATCCCCGCGATGACTTCACCAGCGTCGGCGAGCTGTTCAAGAAAGACGGCCTGATCTCATCGCCCCTGGAAGAGCGGGCGCGCTACATATACGGGCTGTCTCAGGAGATCGCCGCGACCCTGTCGCAACTGGACGGGGTGATTACCGCCCGCGTACATGTGGTCATGCCGGAGGTGGAGAACAAAAAAGCGCCGTTGAAGGTGTCCTCCGCCTCGGTGTTCATCAAGTATGAAAGCACCGTCAATCTGGACGACTTCGTGCCGCAGATTAAGTTGCTGGTGAACAACAGCATAGAAGGACTCAGCTATGACAACATCGCCGTCGCGCTATTTCCGACCCAGGCCGCGCCGGTCACTGGCGGCGCTACGATGGAAAGCGTGCTTTCCGTAAATGTGGCCGCCGGCTCGATTGATCGCCTGTATGGATTGTTCGCCATTGGCGGGGTGCTGTTGATCTGCGCTCTAGGCGGCAATCTGCTGTTGTATCGACGTATAAAACAACGCAGCGCTCACACACTGGCCATAGAGCAGGCGTAA
- a CDS encoding SctK family type III secretion system sorting platform protein, with product MRAELLIQAARFNGAPGIYADASWFAPWLTPTRLAAMRRRTDAARTLNRFLLQQPEPLESVAPEAFSDPLLQLLTQTTLNIPQLAMWAGLALHHRSLKRIICGRRQRELKVAFGEEGYRFALERAQFMLGVAWDHIPALADSDMPAVYKMIQCAGVTLLATASANLPPPAQKRLAFFFPKQQSHCFAHCPTNDEMPDITLDEGHLDAVEKARGLLFKIAQEVMSKWKPISF from the coding sequence ATGCGAGCAGAACTTCTCATTCAGGCGGCCCGATTTAACGGCGCGCCGGGCATTTACGCTGACGCCAGCTGGTTCGCGCCCTGGCTGACGCCAACGCGTTTAGCCGCCATGCGACGTCGGACTGACGCCGCAAGAACCTTGAACCGTTTTTTGCTGCAACAGCCCGAGCCTTTAGAGTCCGTCGCCCCGGAGGCGTTTTCCGATCCGTTGCTGCAGTTGCTGACGCAAACTACGTTGAATATCCCCCAACTCGCCATGTGGGCGGGATTGGCGCTCCATCATCGGAGCTTGAAGCGAATCATTTGCGGGCGTCGTCAGCGCGAATTAAAAGTCGCGTTCGGGGAGGAAGGCTATCGTTTCGCTCTGGAGCGGGCGCAGTTTATGCTGGGCGTCGCCTGGGATCATATCCCCGCGTTGGCCGACTCAGATATGCCGGCAGTCTATAAAATGATCCAATGTGCGGGAGTAACGTTGCTGGCGACGGCGTCAGCGAATCTGCCGCCACCTGCGCAAAAACGCCTGGCGTTTTTCTTCCCCAAGCAACAGTCCCATTGCTTCGCGCATTGTCCTACAAATGATGAAATGCCCGACATAACGTTGGATGAAGGCCACCTTGACGCCGTGGAAAAGGCGAGGGGATTGCTCTTTAAAATTGCCCAGGAGGTCATGTCGAAATGGAAGCCAATTTCATTTTAA
- the sctL gene encoding type III secretion system stator protein SctL: MEANFILIRNIQEKVKVRNSLIKASDYQSWYDADRLLDAARAEADAILADAKRQAQAALESGYQDGLAKAKEESADRLITASMRAHQMLQMAESDLIELVKLSVEKLFGDIGDAVKIASLIQTGLASLREDYRVTVHVAPEMEAQVKAALPDVLSHFPGIEYFDITADPRLPRDAYVLQGDAGIIKGSISDRFAKLNTLVEQALSAPQE; the protein is encoded by the coding sequence ATGGAAGCCAATTTCATTTTAATCAGAAACATACAAGAGAAAGTTAAAGTTAGAAATAGCCTTATTAAGGCGTCTGATTACCAGTCCTGGTATGACGCGGACAGGCTCCTCGACGCCGCCCGCGCCGAAGCGGATGCAATCCTGGCTGACGCGAAAAGACAGGCGCAGGCGGCGCTGGAAAGCGGCTATCAGGATGGTTTGGCGAAGGCCAAAGAGGAAAGCGCGGATCGCCTGATCACCGCCAGTATGCGGGCCCATCAGATGTTGCAGATGGCGGAATCGGATTTGATTGAGCTGGTGAAACTCAGCGTGGAGAAACTGTTTGGCGATATCGGCGATGCAGTGAAAATCGCGAGCCTGATTCAAACCGGCCTGGCGTCCTTGCGCGAGGACTATCGCGTCACAGTCCATGTCGCGCCAGAAATGGAAGCTCAAGTGAAAGCGGCGTTGCCGGATGTCCTGTCTCACTTTCCGGGCATCGAATACTTCGACATCACAGCGGACCCAAGACTTCCTCGCGACGCCTACGTACTGCAAGGAGACGCCGGCATTATCAAAGGCTCCATCTCCGACCGCTTCGCCAAGCTAAATACACTGGTGGAACAAGCCCTGTCCGCTCCCCAAGAATAA